A genomic region of Coriobacteriaceae bacterium contains the following coding sequences:
- a CDS encoding zeta toxin family protein, producing MRAPTYVVFAGVNGAGKSTFYHTDFWKGPSTPRSLVRINSDEIVIESGGNPQSSADQIRAGREALRRIDDCLSHHVSFNQETTLTGRTCLKTIRRAQDEGYRIVLYYIGVASSQLALDRIAHRVSVGGHPVEEEAVRRRYIASMRNLSSVIRLCDEVTVFDNSVEFVALARWTRGALSWVGNIAMRGSWLMEAICDDDIWRA from the coding sequence ATGAGAGCCCCTACGTACGTGGTCTTTGCCGGTGTAAATGGAGCGGGCAAATCGACGTTCTATCATACGGACTTTTGGAAAGGGCCCTCGACACCGCGTTCCCTCGTGCGCATAAACTCCGATGAAATCGTAATCGAATCTGGCGGAAATCCCCAATCAAGCGCCGACCAAATTCGCGCTGGGCGCGAAGCGCTTCGTCGCATTGACGATTGCCTCTCGCATCATGTGAGCTTCAATCAGGAGACCACGCTTACGGGCCGCACCTGTTTGAAAACCATCCGTAGGGCCCAAGACGAGGGCTATCGCATCGTGCTGTACTACATCGGAGTCGCTTCATCCCAATTGGCACTCGATCGCATTGCGCATCGCGTGTCTGTAGGAGGTCATCCGGTCGAAGAGGAGGCGGTACGTCGTCGTTACATCGCCTCGATGCGAAACCTGTCCAGCGTTATCAGGCTATGTGATGAAGTGACCGTCTTCGATAATTCCGTTGAGTTTGTCGCACTGGCGCGTTGGACGCGCGGGGCGCTCTCGTGGGTTGGCAACATCGCCATGCGCGGGTCATGGCTCATGGAGGCTATCTGCGATGACGATATCTGGCGCGCTTAG
- a CDS encoding helix-turn-helix domain-containing protein produces MLSVSESAKQLNISDARVRALIKSGQLPATKCGRGWVLREEDVLQRLMEKPRAGRPKNQVKDLQNEGMSPAKTDNTLHELYDRCRALFQHIPTEEMMSQAKSSEEADFYMAVADFFLQRKQAQLIKSGVY; encoded by the coding sequence ATGTTATCCGTTTCCGAAAGCGCAAAGCAACTGAACATTAGTGATGCACGTGTCCGAGCACTTATCAAATCGGGTCAATTGCCCGCAACGAAATGTGGTCGCGGATGGGTGCTTCGCGAAGAAGATGTCCTGCAGCGCCTTATGGAAAAGCCCAGGGCAGGACGTCCTAAAAACCAGGTCAAAGACCTCCAGAACGAAGGAATGTCCCCGGCAAAAACAGACAATACGCTCCATGAGCTGTATGACCGTTGCCGCGCCCTCTTCCAGCACATTCCTACCGAGGAAATGATGTCGCAAGCAAAAAGCAGCGAGGAAGCAGACTTTTACATGGCGGTGGCCGATTTCTTTCTTCAGCGCAAGCAAGCCCAATTGATCAAATCTGGGGTGTATTGA
- a CDS encoding IS1249 family transposase: MNNIKCPVCGGKMVRNGKTAAGSQRWLCKSCRATTTHKLDNTAKQLKTFLKWLLSNERQADMAGGGRTFRRKCSKFWSIWPLAPITGEVHHVVFADGIYLARNVVVLIACTQEHVIGWYLARSENSRSWAALMGKIPPPDVVVCDGGTGFEKARKRVWPTTRVQRCTFHAFCQVRAQTTSRPKLQAGVELYGLAKELLAIKEVASALAWLEAYSAWCSRWEGFLAERTLDEESGRMRWTHERLVTARNGLNRLVSKNLLFTFLDPELTCDGPIPSMNNKIEGGINAQLRRMLRDHRGLSLMRRAKAIFWWCYVHTEVPLPAAEILKTMPTDDDIEELCRQVSTESQRTDGPEEWGDGLVWAELRHALPWRAEWD, translated from the coding sequence ATGAACAACATCAAATGCCCTGTGTGCGGGGGCAAGATGGTACGGAACGGCAAGACTGCTGCAGGATCGCAGCGTTGGCTTTGCAAGTCTTGCAGGGCGACCACCACGCACAAACTAGATAACACCGCAAAGCAGCTAAAGACCTTCCTCAAATGGCTTCTCTCGAACGAGCGCCAGGCAGACATGGCCGGTGGCGGCCGTACGTTCAGACGCAAGTGTTCAAAGTTCTGGAGCATCTGGCCGCTGGCTCCGATCACAGGGGAGGTCCACCATGTCGTCTTCGCAGATGGCATCTATCTGGCCCGCAACGTCGTCGTCTTGATCGCCTGCACCCAAGAGCATGTGATCGGCTGGTATCTCGCGCGTTCGGAGAACTCGAGGTCATGGGCTGCCCTCATGGGCAAGATACCCCCGCCGGATGTCGTGGTCTGCGATGGCGGCACGGGATTCGAGAAAGCGCGCAAGAGGGTATGGCCGACAACCCGCGTCCAACGCTGCACCTTCCATGCTTTTTGCCAAGTCAGGGCGCAGACGACGTCACGTCCCAAGCTGCAAGCCGGAGTCGAACTCTACGGATTGGCCAAGGAGCTGCTCGCGATCAAGGAGGTGGCTTCAGCATTGGCCTGGCTTGAAGCCTATAGCGCATGGTGTTCCAGGTGGGAGGGTTTCCTCGCCGAAAGGACCCTCGATGAGGAAAGCGGACGGATGCGCTGGACGCATGAGAGGCTGGTAACGGCGAGGAACGGCTTGAACAGGCTCGTGAGCAAGAACCTGCTGTTCACCTTCCTGGATCCAGAGCTTACCTGCGACGGGCCAATCCCGAGCATGAACAACAAGATCGAGGGAGGAATCAACGCACAGCTCAGACGCATGCTGAGAGACCATCGAGGGCTGAGTTTGATGAGAAGGGCGAAGGCTATCTTTTGGTGGTGCTATGTTCATACGGAAGTCCCGCTTCCGGCAGCTGAGATTCTGAAAACCATGCCTACGGATGACGATATAGAGGAACTGTGCAGGCAAGTATCGACAGAATCTCAGAGAACCGATGGTCCTGAAGAGTGGGGCGATGGGCTAGTCTGGGCAGAACTCAGGCATGCTCTCCCATGGCGCGCCGAATGGGATTAG
- a CDS encoding type I restriction-modification system subunit M: MAKATKKKELTLEDALWKCRVALRGVGSMEKTRDAVISLVFLKFAGDKFEKRREQIKQEYGDIEAFIEKPSFYNAENVFYLDEESRWSYLVKNASANDIAVKIDNAMAKAEERNPTLKGALPLNHFSTLGAELRSVKDLIDSINLISEERFHEEDLIGRVYEYFLQAFAVSASKEDGEFYTPANVVQLIAELIEPYEGVVYDPCCGSGGMFVQSHKFVEKHQGNTTAISVVGQESNPDTWRLCKMNLAIRGISNNLGEKAASSFTEDQHKDKKVDFIMANPPFNLKGWRDDNELLQDPRWRGYDVPPVANANYAWILHMLSKLDVNHGVAGFLLANGALNADGIEGNIRQKLLENDKVEAIIVLPRDMFYTTDISVTLWIINMNKGEQTLRGRKLRDRRGEVLFVDLRTWDKNIEEYKIDKNKKKKKVVLTPEQIQEVQALYHSWQEENSGYEDVPELCASVRIDDTDGLIDNSYSLAPSKYIEFVDRDLGIDYEKEMLRIQNEMRDLVKMEKESQAMLEAAFEGIGHGIN, from the coding sequence GTGGCGAAAGCAACAAAGAAAAAGGAACTAACTCTTGAGGATGCGCTTTGGAAGTGCCGTGTTGCCCTGCGTGGCGTCGGAAGCATGGAGAAGACCCGCGATGCCGTTATCAGCCTCGTTTTCCTGAAGTTTGCTGGCGACAAGTTCGAGAAGAGACGCGAGCAGATAAAACAGGAGTATGGCGACATTGAAGCATTTATTGAGAAGCCTTCTTTCTACAATGCTGAAAATGTCTTCTATCTCGATGAAGAGTCCCGTTGGTCTTATTTGGTCAAAAATGCCAGCGCGAATGACATAGCAGTCAAGATCGATAACGCCATGGCAAAAGCCGAAGAACGGAACCCAACGCTTAAAGGCGCTTTGCCGCTCAATCATTTCTCAACGCTCGGTGCCGAGCTAAGATCTGTAAAGGACCTCATCGATTCCATCAATCTGATTAGCGAAGAGCGCTTTCACGAAGAAGACCTAATCGGCCGCGTATACGAGTACTTCTTGCAGGCATTTGCTGTCTCTGCCTCCAAGGAAGACGGAGAGTTCTATACGCCAGCCAATGTCGTTCAGCTCATCGCTGAACTTATTGAGCCCTATGAGGGTGTGGTTTACGACCCTTGTTGCGGTTCAGGCGGCATGTTCGTGCAGTCCCATAAGTTCGTGGAGAAGCATCAGGGCAATACGACTGCTATTTCCGTGGTAGGGCAAGAGAGCAACCCTGACACGTGGCGGCTTTGCAAGATGAACCTTGCGATTCGTGGTATCTCAAATAACCTTGGCGAAAAGGCAGCATCCTCGTTCACGGAAGATCAGCATAAAGACAAGAAGGTCGATTTCATCATGGCTAATCCACCCTTCAATTTGAAGGGCTGGCGTGATGACAATGAGCTGCTGCAAGATCCGAGATGGCGCGGGTACGATGTTCCGCCTGTAGCAAATGCCAACTACGCTTGGATTTTGCATATGCTCTCGAAGCTAGATGTCAATCACGGCGTTGCCGGGTTTCTCTTGGCAAACGGCGCATTGAATGCCGACGGCATTGAGGGAAATATCCGCCAGAAGCTATTGGAAAATGATAAGGTCGAAGCAATTATCGTGCTTCCTCGCGACATGTTCTATACGACGGATATTTCGGTCACGCTTTGGATTATCAATATGAACAAAGGCGAGCAAACCCTCCGAGGCCGAAAGCTTCGTGATAGGCGCGGCGAAGTTCTCTTCGTTGACCTTCGCACCTGGGACAAGAATATTGAAGAGTACAAGATTGACAAGAACAAGAAGAAAAAGAAAGTCGTGCTGACACCCGAGCAGATTCAAGAGGTTCAGGCTTTGTATCACTCCTGGCAAGAAGAGAATTCTGGCTATGAAGATGTGCCTGAGCTGTGCGCATCGGTTCGAATCGATGATACCGATGGTCTTATTGATAACAGCTATTCGCTGGCTCCCAGCAAGTATATTGAATTCGTAGATCGAGACCTTGGCATTGACTACGAGAAAGAAATGCTTCGCATTCAAAACGAGATGCGAGATCTTGTGAAGATGGAGAAGGAATCCCAAGCGATGCTTGAAGCCGCGTTCGAAGGAATCGGGCATGGGATTAACTAG
- a CDS encoding restriction endonuclease subunit S, with the protein MGLTRYRLGDLIEHSTLNNRDERYGSDLIRGVNNKMGLTAPKGDIDNVNLKPYKIVREGAFVYNPSRLNLGSLAYCQEKLCIVSHLYTVFYLSDKGKSVLNPIYLYLYFMRDEFFREVTFRNFGSQRPEFNFKKMSDLEINLPPLKIQQKYVDIYNAMVANQKCYEESLEDLKLACDAGLEALMSEMEMDSIGGYIQLTDERNNGVYSSDNVRGISIEKVFIPTKAKMDGVSVKNYKIVEPRDIAYVPVTSRNGGKITIAQNVEGAAYLISSAYTSFRCNETKLLPEYLMLFFTRPEFDRYARFHSWGSAREVFSWDDMRDVRIPIPDIKTQQSLANLFTAYNQRKEINERMKTQIKDICPILIKGTLEEASKA; encoded by the coding sequence ATGGGATTAACTAGATACAGACTTGGGGATTTGATCGAGCATTCGACTTTAAATAATCGTGATGAGCGATATGGATCCGATCTGATTAGAGGCGTTAATAATAAAATGGGGCTTACTGCACCGAAGGGTGATATTGATAACGTTAACTTGAAGCCATATAAGATTGTTAGAGAGGGCGCGTTTGTCTATAACCCTTCTAGGTTGAATTTGGGTTCTTTGGCTTATTGTCAGGAGAAACTATGCATCGTATCGCACTTGTATACCGTTTTTTATCTAAGTGACAAAGGTAAGTCTGTACTTAATCCGATTTATCTATATCTGTACTTTATGAGGGATGAGTTCTTCCGCGAAGTTACATTCCGAAATTTTGGAAGCCAACGCCCAGAGTTTAACTTCAAAAAAATGAGCGATTTGGAAATTAATCTCCCTCCCCTTAAGATTCAGCAGAAATATGTAGATATCTACAACGCCATGGTTGCAAATCAGAAGTGCTATGAAGAAAGCCTCGAAGATCTAAAGCTGGCATGTGATGCGGGGCTTGAAGCGCTAATGAGTGAAATGGAGATGGACTCCATAGGCGGTTATATTCAATTAACCGACGAAAGGAATAATGGGGTTTACTCATCGGACAACGTTCGCGGCATTTCAATAGAAAAAGTCTTCATTCCAACAAAGGCAAAAATGGATGGCGTCAGTGTCAAGAACTATAAGATCGTTGAACCACGCGATATCGCTTACGTTCCTGTTACATCAAGGAATGGTGGAAAGATAACAATTGCCCAAAATGTTGAGGGTGCGGCATACCTTATTTCTTCTGCATACACCTCATTTCGGTGCAATGAAACAAAACTTCTTCCTGAATACCTTATGCTCTTTTTCACGCGACCAGAGTTTGATAGATATGCAAGATTCCACTCTTGGGGAAGCGCCCGAGAAGTTTTTTCCTGGGATGACATGCGAGACGTAAGGATCCCCATTCCAGACATCAAAACTCAACAATCATTGGCAAATCTATTTACGGCATACAACCAGCGAAAAGAGATTAACGAACGCATGAAGACGCAAATTAAGGATATCTGCCCAATCCTGATAAAAGGGACTTTGGAAGAAGCGAGCAAAGCATAA
- a CDS encoding HsdR family type I site-specific deoxyribonuclease translates to METEFIRGKFTEEQLELAIIQLFKDQDYDYVNGETMHRRFEDVLIEGDIRNYLSEHYRDAALTETEIQTIINKLKHISDYPLYEGNRETFWLINEGFDLVREDPAKSALHIEYVNFEDPDKNIFKVVNQYSVQDRALRRPDVLVFVNGIPVAIFEFKTAIEEGKTIHDAWKQITVRYARDIPKLLKYCCLAVVSDGANTKMGTIFTPYEYFYAWNKANDGDRVSNGISSLFTMVEGAFSKARLVEIIRDFVFYPDDSKHCEAIVCRYPQYFAAMKMLDNICAHMLPDGDGKGGTYFGATGCGKTYAMMFLSRLLNMRRRDELNNPTIIIIVDREDLDDQSSELFVTAKRFLHDDDVRSIETRADLKSTLKDKPSGGVYITTIQKFTESLGLLSDRSNIICISDEAHRTQTGIGSKLKKTDKGVFTTYGFAKYLRDSFPNATYCGFTGTPVDETLAVFGPVVDSYTMKESTDDGITVRIAYEPRLARIQLSETETRKIQEYYNKCAEEGSAPEQIEESQKAMSSMSILLRNPDRLKKLAADLVDHYETMQAEKPEVVQKAMIVCSERKHAYELFQEILKLRPEWGIPKRADDESKLTKDELEALEELPKINLVATRGVDDEEELREACGTKEYRKMLDKQFKNNDSNFQIAVVVDMWITGFDVPSLAVMYIDKPLQKHTLVQTISRVNRVFEGKDRGLVVDYIGIQENMMQAMKRYGGKQESPIDEINVTLGIFRNNLALIDDLMERFDPRRFIIGEPLERLKCLNDAAEYVQESKERQTRFMGLSKILKKAYQICMPSGELTDIETAKAQFYMAIRSIIYKQTIGDAPDAEIMNAHVEEMVARAISCSGFESVVEAQESEDLFSDEFVERLNNIEMPITKFNALLKLVNKAIKEYGRINKVKAVEFDERLRSVVELYNTRDNLQFRSEEMAEFVDDLTNQVLDILQDLEEDKGSFEQMGISYEEKAFYDILVKVRDEHGFPYADEKCLHLAKEIKKLVDDKSQYADWSTRDDIKNQLNMDLTVLLYKNGYPPEWDEEVFEKVMEQAENFKSQGSYEYAVIAF, encoded by the coding sequence ATGGAAACAGAGTTCATAAGAGGAAAATTTACAGAAGAACAACTTGAACTGGCGATTATCCAGCTGTTCAAGGATCAAGATTATGACTACGTCAACGGCGAAACGATGCATCGTCGATTTGAGGACGTTCTCATTGAAGGAGACATTCGCAACTATTTAAGCGAGCACTACCGCGATGCTGCTCTTACGGAAACCGAAATCCAAACCATAATCAACAAGCTCAAACATATCAGCGACTATCCTCTGTACGAGGGAAACCGCGAGACGTTTTGGCTTATTAATGAAGGCTTTGATCTTGTTCGCGAAGATCCCGCAAAATCTGCTTTGCATATCGAGTACGTCAATTTCGAAGACCCAGATAAGAACATCTTCAAGGTAGTAAACCAATACAGCGTCCAAGATCGTGCGCTGAGACGACCCGACGTGCTGGTCTTCGTAAATGGTATCCCTGTTGCCATCTTTGAGTTCAAAACTGCTATCGAAGAGGGCAAGACCATACATGATGCCTGGAAGCAGATTACCGTTCGATATGCAAGAGATATACCGAAACTTTTGAAGTATTGCTGTCTGGCGGTTGTCAGCGACGGTGCCAATACCAAGATGGGCACTATCTTCACGCCGTACGAGTATTTCTATGCATGGAATAAGGCGAATGACGGAGACAGGGTTTCCAATGGAATAAGCTCCCTGTTCACGATGGTGGAAGGTGCTTTTTCCAAGGCGAGGCTGGTGGAAATCATCCGTGACTTCGTCTTCTATCCAGACGACAGTAAGCATTGCGAAGCAATTGTCTGCCGATATCCTCAATACTTTGCCGCGATGAAAATGCTCGATAACATCTGCGCGCATATGCTGCCTGACGGCGATGGCAAAGGCGGCACGTACTTTGGTGCTACGGGATGCGGCAAGACTTATGCCATGATGTTCCTGTCACGCTTACTAAATATGCGCCGAAGGGACGAACTCAACAATCCGACGATTATCATCATCGTAGATCGCGAGGATTTGGATGATCAGTCCTCGGAGCTTTTCGTAACCGCAAAGCGCTTTCTGCATGATGACGATGTGAGAAGCATAGAGACAAGGGCTGACCTTAAGAGCACCCTTAAGGATAAACCGAGTGGTGGCGTCTATATCACCACCATTCAGAAATTCACGGAGAGCCTTGGTCTGCTTTCTGATCGAAGCAACATCATCTGCATATCAGATGAGGCTCACAGAACACAAACAGGAATCGGGTCGAAGCTCAAGAAGACGGATAAGGGTGTCTTCACCACCTATGGCTTCGCGAAGTATCTGCGTGACAGCTTCCCTAACGCGACCTACTGCGGATTCACTGGCACTCCTGTTGATGAAACGCTAGCTGTTTTCGGCCCTGTTGTGGATAGCTACACCATGAAGGAATCCACCGATGACGGAATCACCGTGCGCATCGCCTATGAGCCAAGGTTGGCAAGAATACAACTCTCCGAGACCGAGACAAGGAAGATTCAAGAGTATTACAACAAGTGCGCCGAAGAAGGCTCAGCTCCCGAGCAGATTGAGGAGAGCCAGAAGGCTATGAGTTCGATGTCGATACTTCTGCGTAACCCTGACAGACTCAAGAAGTTAGCAGCGGACTTAGTGGATCATTACGAGACTATGCAGGCGGAAAAGCCGGAAGTGGTTCAAAAAGCCATGATTGTGTGCTCGGAAAGGAAACATGCTTACGAACTGTTTCAAGAGATTCTTAAGCTTCGTCCAGAATGGGGCATTCCCAAGCGAGCTGATGACGAAAGCAAACTTACGAAGGATGAACTGGAGGCATTAGAAGAGCTGCCAAAGATTAACTTGGTGGCAACTCGTGGCGTTGATGATGAAGAAGAGTTGCGCGAGGCCTGCGGCACCAAAGAGTATCGGAAGATGCTCGACAAGCAGTTCAAGAACAACGATTCTAACTTCCAGATTGCCGTGGTCGTTGACATGTGGATCACCGGCTTCGATGTGCCGTCCTTGGCAGTTATGTATATAGATAAACCGCTGCAGAAGCATACGTTGGTTCAGACAATTTCCCGCGTTAATCGTGTGTTCGAGGGCAAGGATCGCGGCCTTGTGGTCGACTATATTGGCATCCAAGAAAACATGATGCAGGCAATGAAGCGTTACGGCGGCAAGCAGGAAAGCCCAATCGATGAGATCAATGTGACGCTTGGAATCTTTCGAAACAACCTTGCTTTGATCGATGACTTGATGGAGAGATTTGATCCCAGAAGATTCATCATCGGGGAGCCGCTTGAGAGGCTTAAGTGCTTGAACGATGCGGCGGAGTATGTGCAGGAGTCCAAGGAGCGACAGACGCGCTTCATGGGGTTGTCGAAGATTCTGAAGAAAGCATACCAGATCTGCATGCCCTCAGGTGAGCTGACTGATATCGAGACTGCTAAAGCACAGTTCTACATGGCCATACGCTCCATAATCTACAAACAGACCATAGGAGACGCGCCCGATGCTGAGATTATGAACGCCCATGTGGAGGAGATGGTTGCGCGAGCGATCTCTTGTTCCGGCTTTGAGAGCGTTGTGGAAGCGCAAGAGAGTGAGGATCTGTTCAGCGATGAGTTCGTTGAACGCCTGAATAACATTGAGATGCCAATCACCAAATTCAACGCTCTTTTGAAGCTGGTGAATAAAGCTATCAAGGAGTATGGGCGAATCAATAAAGTAAAGGCGGTAGAGTTCGACGAACGGCTGAGGTCGGTTGTGGAGCTTTACAACACCCGCGACAATCTCCAATTCAGAAGCGAAGAGATGGCCGAGTTTGTTGATGACCTAACCAATCAGGTGTTGGACATACTTCAAGATCTAGAAGAGGACAAGGGCTCATTCGAACAGATGGGCATAAGCTACGAGGAAAAAGCGTTCTACGACATTTTGGTCAAGGTACGCGATGAGCACGGATTCCCATACGCTGACGAGAAATGTCTTCACTTAGCCAAAGAGATTAAGAAGCTGGTCGACGACAAGTCCCAATATGCGGATTGGTCAACTCGCGACGATATCAAGAACCAGCTGAATATGGATCTAACGGTCTTGCTCTACAAGAATGGCTATCCGCCCGAGTGGGATGAAGAAGTGTTCGAGAAGGTCATGGAGCAAGCCGAGAACTTTAAGTCACAGGGCAGCTACGAATATGCGGTTATTGCGTTTTAG
- a CDS encoding SLATT domain-containing protein, with protein sequence MKVETMTMCASNETICDSSGIEKLFDDIVWTHKIHEKQADIYSINGTRLQKASIACIAMTAVLAGVGIGIQCVWLNIAATVFAVVATFVSIYREAKPYDVLVCDHSSYAKDYLALREELTSVLTKTPIYKEAIDCVRCKYVQLCDHAPRTTDEAEKAAEIAIKNGEGKLFSQCFGKRDIEGE encoded by the coding sequence ATGAAAGTCGAAACAATGACAATGTGTGCATCAAACGAAACCATTTGCGATTCATCAGGAATTGAAAAATTATTTGATGACATAGTTTGGACGCATAAGATTCACGAAAAGCAAGCAGATATCTATTCCATCAATGGCACGCGGCTTCAAAAAGCAAGCATTGCGTGTATTGCGATGACAGCAGTTCTCGCAGGGGTCGGCATTGGCATTCAGTGTGTCTGGCTAAATATTGCTGCAACCGTATTTGCTGTCGTTGCAACCTTTGTGTCTATATATCGAGAAGCAAAGCCTTACGATGTGCTTGTTTGTGACCATTCTTCATATGCGAAAGACTACCTTGCACTACGCGAAGAACTGACTTCGGTTTTGACTAAAACGCCTATATATAAAGAAGCCATTGATTGTGTTCGATGCAAATATGTCCAATTGTGCGATCACGCACCGCGAACTACGGACGAAGCGGAGAAAGCAGCAGAGATAGCAATTAAAAATGGTGAGGGGAAACTGTTTAGCCAGTGTTTTGGAAAGCGTGATATAGAAGGAGAATAA
- a CDS encoding IS1249 family transposase: MSAFLLTCLFRQAFRREKLPSGQDDALSSPRCDVCGSEMKGNGYTKAGTKRWRCKSCGASKTRRIDNAAKLLRAFLAWILSKRSIADLGYSRSTFWRKCAGFWELWPIAPFTGEVFDTVFLDGIWFSHDAVVLVARSKEHVIAWHLAQRECSSSWAALMMRIPAPMLVVSDGSTGLAKAARTVWPGTRIQRCVVHAARQVKRYTTKSPKLECGRELLGIANRLTRAKDEDAMREWLVDYAQWCSDWSEFLKEFTVKDGRRVYTHERLRRARGSLNRLVKEGTLFTFIEMQRERGGRWDSTNNPIESLNAQLREMLRLHRGLPLLHRVKAVMWWCYMHTEEPESPAEILRRMPRDEDVDGLFATVSGEGRHSDGSPERYGKAIDWNEFHMPTRYRQ; the protein is encoded by the coding sequence GTGTCCGCTTTCCTCTTGACGTGCCTGTTCAGGCAAGCTTTCCGAAGGGAAAAGTTGCCTAGTGGACAGGATGACGCCTTGAGTAGCCCGAGATGCGACGTTTGCGGAAGCGAGATGAAGGGGAACGGATACACGAAGGCAGGGACCAAGCGCTGGCGGTGCAAGTCGTGCGGTGCCTCCAAGACGAGAAGGATTGACAACGCCGCCAAGCTGCTCCGGGCCTTCCTTGCCTGGATCCTCTCCAAGAGGTCGATCGCCGATCTCGGATACAGCAGGTCGACCTTCTGGCGAAAGTGCGCCGGGTTCTGGGAGCTTTGGCCCATCGCCCCTTTCACCGGCGAGGTCTTCGACACGGTCTTTCTCGACGGCATCTGGTTTTCCCACGACGCCGTCGTGCTCGTCGCGCGCTCCAAGGAGCACGTGATCGCATGGCACCTGGCGCAAAGGGAGTGCTCGAGCTCCTGGGCGGCGCTGATGATGAGGATACCCGCTCCGATGCTGGTGGTGTCGGACGGATCCACCGGGCTCGCGAAGGCGGCGCGCACCGTATGGCCCGGCACCAGGATACAGCGCTGCGTCGTGCATGCCGCGCGCCAGGTCAAGCGCTACACGACCAAGAGTCCCAAGCTCGAGTGCGGCCGCGAGCTCCTGGGCATCGCGAACCGCCTGACGAGGGCCAAAGACGAGGACGCGATGAGGGAGTGGCTCGTCGACTACGCGCAGTGGTGCTCCGATTGGAGCGAGTTCCTGAAGGAGTTCACGGTGAAAGACGGCAGGAGGGTCTACACGCACGAGAGGCTGCGGCGGGCCAGGGGAAGCCTCAACCGCCTGGTGAAGGAAGGGACGCTTTTCACATTCATCGAGATGCAAAGGGAGCGCGGCGGGCGCTGGGATTCCACCAACAACCCGATCGAGAGCCTGAACGCGCAACTGAGGGAGATGCTCAGGCTGCATCGGGGATTGCCGCTGCTGCACCGCGTGAAGGCCGTCATGTGGTGGTGCTACATGCACACCGAAGAGCCCGAGAGCCCGGCGGAGATCCTGCGCCGCATGCCGAGGGACGAAGACGTCGACGGGCTTTTCGCAACCGTCTCGGGCGAGGGCCGGCATTCGGATGGAAGCCCGGAGAGGTATGGGAAGGCCATCGACTGGAACGAGTTTCACATGCCGACGAGGTACCGTCAGTGA
- a CDS encoding DUF86 domain-containing protein → MRDDQYRLRRISELGAQLSRVIAERDITREDLLNDLETQWLITTPLFNIGEQTNQLSRQLVEQHPEIPWAEISGLRHRLAHDYEGTNWTMIAEVVFDELSAFIKQVEELDEFAG, encoded by the coding sequence ATGAGAGATGACCAGTATCGATTGCGACGAATTAGCGAGCTTGGCGCCCAGCTCTCGCGCGTCATCGCAGAGCGTGACATTACACGCGAAGATCTGCTCAATGATCTCGAAACCCAGTGGCTCATAACCACGCCCTTGTTTAACATAGGAGAGCAGACGAATCAGCTCTCCCGTCAGCTGGTCGAACAGCATCCAGAGATACCTTGGGCAGAAATATCCGGCTTGCGTCATCGTCTCGCGCACGATTACGAAGGTACGAACTGGACCATGATCGCCGAGGTCGTATTCGATGAGCTGTCGGCATTCATAAAGCAGGTCGAAGAGCTCGACGAGTTCGCCGGATAG
- a CDS encoding nucleotidyltransferase domain-containing protein: MTAKVYSIDEIRLMIEPLLLKYNMASASLFGSYARGNADESSDIDVLLVGNDGFKALGIFGLAEELHRMSGKQVDVYELSELDPGSFRDTVLREAVAL; encoded by the coding sequence ATGACCGCAAAAGTCTATTCGATTGATGAAATCCGTCTCATGATCGAGCCCCTTCTGCTGAAGTACAACATGGCCTCAGCGAGCCTGTTCGGATCCTATGCTCGCGGAAACGCTGACGAGTCATCTGACATCGACGTGCTACTCGTCGGAAATGACGGTTTCAAGGCTCTCGGCATATTCGGCCTTGCCGAGGAGCTTCATCGCATGTCTGGCAAACAAGTTGACGTATACGAGCTTTCGGAGCTAGACCCCGGTTCCTTCCGCGATACCGTACTCAGAGAAGCGGTCGCCTTATGA